From Desulfuromonas soudanensis, the proteins below share one genomic window:
- a CDS encoding universal stress protein: MKTFNSILFATDFSESSDYAFTYAHALAKKFNARLLIVHVINEPVDLRGFYVPHISFEKLEEEIEEGAQKMMEKFCRTNIRDYDNYETFIVPGIPYDEIIKKGVEHGVDLILLGTHGRTGLDHVLFGSTAEKVVRKSPIPVMTVRIKE, translated from the coding sequence ATGAAAACATTCAACAGCATCCTGTTCGCCACAGATTTTTCGGAAAGTTCCGACTACGCCTTCACCTACGCTCATGCCCTGGCAAAGAAGTTCAACGCCCGGCTGCTGATCGTCCATGTCATCAACGAGCCCGTCGATTTGCGCGGTTTTTATGTACCGCACATCTCCTTCGAAAAACTCGAAGAGGAGATCGAGGAAGGGGCCCAGAAAATGATGGAAAAGTTCTGCCGGACCAACATCCGCGACTACGACAATTACGAGACCTTCATCGTCCCCGGCATCCCCTATGACGAGATCATCAAGAAGGGGGTGGAACACGGTGTCGACCTGATCCTCCTCGGGACTCACGGCAGGACCGGTCTCGATCACGTCCTCTTCGGCAGCACCGCCGAAAAGGTCGTGCGCAAGTCGCCCATCCCTGTCATGACCGTTCGCATCAAGGAATAG
- a CDS encoding translocation/assembly module TamB domain-containing protein has translation MVRTGLKYLALALLLVGLALLTGGAWLVGTTNGTRTLLRAVSLWTPLKIDAGSVSGRLADELLLENVRVNWPRGEAATGVLRLNWNPRQLFQGNLAIEELEVADLEIRLGKGGGSVSGGKGARPLWPLVSGAPLGLEGTLESLQLSRVTIHGLGGKPLVLEEATLHLELRDGVLALSRLEAQTPYGRVSGEVSAGLTKPSLRADLLGEPADNPGGIESVRLKVDLGAGGGEELLAGPLQVDMRLAGDETWHLLGELGLGEAGGELRELLLTRSAAAGEVRGRLQARFDGENQPLAAQLRLLSVDLAPETGVSTALSGVLDIAGTPGRYEGEFDLANSGESWRDLQLAGRLSGGLEGISLSDLDGLLLAGRVGGELSLDWSGPFLVAGTLQGENLDPGLLSPPLTGRVNFNLTSTLLFPPDLPPQLEIVGSLEESILRGHPLFGVFNARLVGGDLLLRHLELHGEGVDLTAAGRLKERIDFALVLPRLADLLPGAVGGGRGEGWLRWREGELSGVFQGQGTALAYAGLAVDRGALQLERPLPGGPIALHADLGGIRYRNLLFDRLELQGDGLLQDHRVRLDLKWPQGQAEIVAEGGYSEGRWTGELVRLEGKDEEQGGWRLASPVTLAAGGDVVRFTPLELVSDRGERLEVAGDYDLASGRGEGEAQWEDLTLDRANPWLPELHLFGKSSGALEGAWRKDGTLVLKGKLVAAGRLEHQSKVLEARHLEAEFSWDDKGLLALWDLDLSGGGNLFGRLDSAEKGRLALPQSLALQVDWTGLDLALFKDWAPPGLTVDGLLSGGLTAELFPGGTFDVSGEAAVDGGLLTWEEQGTVTVALRSGEFNWRWRKKALVLDLALVLAEDGQLAGSFSIPLPAVWPLRIPPAGALWGEVEGTFRERGLLGTLLPGLLRESHGDLTLDLALGGTWQSPEFSGGLSLTGAGAYLPRAGIELRDLRLQAEFAGDRLRILSLEVFSGEGSLKGEGELRLERWEIAEFHGTLGGERFLVVNLPELQLAVSPELTVEGTAKRVKVRGEIHVPELLVRGRQTQAPLHQHPDVVLVNGPGQSRRTAPVEIDLEVRVVLGDRVLVQFGGIDARLEGDVLIDARSLDAVSGRGKIHVAKGTYSAYGMKLNISRGTLLFAGGPVDQPTLDILALRTVGEVKAGVRVSGTPRSPLVTLYSDPVMPDTDVLSYIVLGRPMGSDAGQASLLLVAAGALLSKGESTVLQDRLRRRVGLDVLDIQAGNGDVTESVVTLGKYLNPKLYISFGHSLFTNSNVVGLRYSISEHWQAESSVGEESGVDLFYKIEFR, from the coding sequence ATGGTGAGAACCGGGCTTAAATACCTGGCGCTGGCTCTCCTGCTGGTGGGTCTCGCCCTTTTGACCGGCGGCGCCTGGCTCGTCGGCACCACGAACGGGACCCGCACCCTCCTTCGTGCCGTCTCCCTCTGGACTCCCCTGAAGATCGACGCCGGATCCGTCTCCGGGCGTCTGGCCGACGAACTCCTCCTCGAAAATGTGCGGGTGAACTGGCCCCGGGGAGAGGCCGCCACCGGCGTCCTTCGCCTGAACTGGAATCCGCGGCAGCTTTTCCAGGGGAATCTGGCGATCGAGGAACTGGAGGTGGCGGATCTGGAAATCCGTCTCGGCAAGGGTGGCGGGTCCGTCTCCGGCGGCAAGGGGGCCCGGCCCCTCTGGCCCCTGGTCTCCGGGGCGCCCCTGGGATTGGAAGGGACGCTCGAGTCGCTGCAACTCTCCCGGGTGACGATCCACGGTCTCGGCGGAAAACCGCTGGTGCTCGAAGAAGCGACGCTGCACCTCGAGCTGCGGGACGGCGTCCTTGCCCTCTCGCGTCTCGAGGCGCAAACCCCCTACGGAAGAGTTTCGGGGGAGGTGAGTGCGGGTCTAACGAAGCCGAGTCTCCGTGCCGATTTGCTGGGGGAACCGGCCGATAACCCGGGAGGGATCGAGTCGGTCCGGCTGAAGGTCGACCTTGGCGCCGGAGGGGGGGAGGAACTCCTTGCCGGTCCTCTCCAGGTGGACATGCGCCTGGCAGGCGATGAGACCTGGCATCTCCTCGGCGAACTCGGTCTCGGCGAAGCGGGGGGCGAACTCCGGGAGCTTCTCCTCACCCGGAGCGCCGCCGCGGGGGAGGTGCGCGGTCGGCTTCAGGCGCGCTTCGACGGCGAAAATCAACCCCTGGCGGCTCAATTGCGCCTTTTGTCGGTCGATCTCGCTCCGGAAACCGGGGTGTCGACCGCCCTGTCCGGGGTTCTCGACATCGCCGGGACGCCGGGACGCTACGAGGGGGAGTTCGACCTGGCCAACTCCGGTGAGTCCTGGCGCGATCTCCAGCTCGCCGGGCGCCTCTCCGGCGGCCTGGAGGGGATCTCCCTGTCCGACCTCGACGGTCTTCTTCTGGCCGGCCGGGTCGGCGGCGAACTCTCTCTCGACTGGAGCGGCCCCTTCCTCGTCGCCGGGACCCTTCAAGGGGAGAATCTCGACCCGGGACTCCTTTCTCCCCCCCTCACCGGCCGGGTCAATTTCAATCTCACCAGCACCCTCCTTTTTCCGCCAGATCTCCCTCCGCAGCTGGAGATCGTTGGGTCCCTGGAGGAGAGCATCCTCCGGGGCCATCCGCTCTTCGGCGTCTTCAACGCCCGTCTCGTCGGGGGGGATCTCCTCCTGCGTCATCTCGAACTCCATGGGGAGGGAGTCGATCTGACGGCCGCAGGGCGCCTCAAGGAGCGGATCGATTTCGCCCTGGTCCTCCCTCGCCTGGCTGACCTGCTGCCGGGAGCCGTCGGGGGGGGGAGGGGGGAAGGGTGGCTGCGCTGGAGGGAAGGGGAACTCTCCGGAGTTTTCCAGGGACAGGGGACAGCTCTCGCCTATGCCGGGCTGGCCGTCGACAGGGGAGCCCTGCAGCTCGAGCGACCGCTTCCCGGAGGCCCCATCGCGCTCCATGCCGATCTCGGCGGAATCCGCTACCGCAACCTCCTTTTTGACCGCCTCGAACTTCAGGGAGACGGCCTGCTCCAGGATCACCGGGTGCGTCTTGACCTGAAGTGGCCGCAGGGCCAGGCGGAAATCGTTGCCGAAGGCGGGTACAGCGAGGGGCGCTGGACGGGAGAGCTGGTGCGTCTGGAAGGAAAGGATGAGGAACAGGGGGGCTGGCGTCTGGCCTCCCCGGTGACCCTTGCCGCCGGAGGCGATGTCGTGCGTTTCACCCCCCTGGAGCTGGTCAGCGATCGGGGAGAGCGCCTCGAGGTGGCCGGCGATTACGACCTGGCCTCAGGACGGGGGGAGGGGGAGGCCCAATGGGAGGATTTGACTCTGGATCGCGCCAACCCATGGCTTCCGGAGTTGCATCTTTTCGGCAAGAGTTCCGGCGCCCTGGAAGGGGCCTGGAGGAAAGACGGCACCCTGGTGCTCAAGGGAAAACTCGTCGCCGCCGGCCGCCTGGAGCATCAATCCAAGGTCCTGGAAGCCCGGCACCTCGAGGCTGAGTTCTCCTGGGATGACAAGGGACTTCTGGCCCTGTGGGATCTCGATCTCTCTGGCGGGGGGAACCTGTTCGGGCGTCTGGATTCCGCCGAAAAGGGGAGACTTGCCCTGCCGCAGAGCCTTGCTCTGCAAGTCGATTGGACCGGTCTTGATCTGGCGCTTTTCAAGGACTGGGCGCCCCCTGGTCTCACCGTCGACGGGCTTCTTTCCGGCGGCCTGACGGCAGAGCTTTTCCCCGGCGGAACCTTCGACGTCTCCGGCGAGGCAGCCGTCGACGGCGGACTCCTTACCTGGGAAGAGCAGGGGACGGTGACGGTGGCGCTGCGCAGCGGCGAGTTCAACTGGCGCTGGCGGAAAAAAGCCCTGGTCCTCGATCTCGCCCTGGTTCTGGCCGAGGACGGTCAGCTCGCCGGGAGTTTCTCCATCCCCCTGCCGGCCGTCTGGCCGCTCCGAATCCCTCCGGCGGGAGCCCTGTGGGGAGAGGTGGAAGGGACCTTCAGGGAGCGGGGGCTTCTGGGCACCCTCCTGCCGGGGTTGTTGCGGGAGAGTCACGGCGACCTGACTCTCGATCTTGCCCTCGGCGGCACCTGGCAAAGTCCTGAGTTCTCCGGCGGTCTGAGTCTGACCGGGGCCGGGGCCTATCTCCCCCGGGCCGGCATCGAACTGCGCGACCTGAGGCTGCAGGCCGAATTCGCCGGCGACCGGTTGCGCATCCTCTCCCTGGAAGTCTTTTCCGGGGAGGGGAGCCTCAAGGGGGAGGGGGAGCTTCGTCTGGAGCGCTGGGAGATCGCCGAATTCCACGGCACCCTGGGTGGGGAGCGCTTTCTGGTCGTCAACCTCCCGGAGTTGCAACTGGCGGTCAGCCCCGAGTTGACCGTCGAGGGAACGGCGAAGAGGGTGAAGGTCCGCGGGGAGATCCATGTTCCCGAGCTCCTGGTTCGGGGACGGCAGACTCAGGCCCCCCTGCACCAGCACCCCGATGTCGTTCTGGTCAATGGTCCAGGCCAAAGCCGCCGGACGGCACCGGTGGAGATCGATCTCGAGGTGAGAGTCGTGCTCGGCGACCGGGTCCTGGTTCAGTTCGGAGGGATCGACGCCCGCCTGGAAGGGGATGTTCTTATCGACGCCCGCAGTCTCGACGCCGTCAGCGGCCGGGGGAAGATCCATGTCGCCAAAGGGACCTATTCGGCCTACGGGATGAAGCTCAACATCAGCCGGGGGACCCTCCTCTTTGCCGGCGGCCCCGTCGATCAGCCGACCCTCGACATCCTTGCTCTGCGCACCGTCGGGGAGGTCAAGGCCGGGGTACGGGTCAGCGGCACCCCGCGGTCCCCGCTGGTGACCCTCTACTCCGATCCGGTGATGCCGGACACGGACGTCCTCTCCTATATCGTTCTCGGCCGCCCCATGGGGAGCGATGCCGGACAGGCCAGCCTCCTTCTGGTGGCGGCCGGAGCGCTCCTATCCAAGGGGGAGTCGACGGTGCTGCAGGACCGTCTGCGGCGGCGCGTGGGACTCGACGTCCTCGACATCCAGGCCGGCAACGGCGACGTCACCGAATCGGTCGTCACGCTCGGCAAATACCTCAACCCCAAGCTCTATATCAGTTTTGGGCATTCCCTGTTCACCAACAGCAATGTCGTCGGCCTGCGCTACAGCATCAGCGAGCACTGGCAGGCGGAATCGAGCGTGGGCGAGGAGAGCGGGGTCGATCTCTTTTACAAGATCGAATTCCGCTGA
- a CDS encoding response regulator, with the protein MTIECPGCGARYRMDPAKVSGTTARVRCPKCSVPFQIDLPPAAEPAVASAPGAAKILVVDDSKYFRDMILDILSPMPFEFLTAADGVEALEAIFRERPVLVLLDLNLPRMNGYELIRQVRGDARLSGIRLLAMSGVFRKEGDIREVERAGADDFIVKSFKPEQLQERIRKMLKI; encoded by the coding sequence ATGACCATCGAGTGCCCCGGATGCGGCGCCCGTTACCGGATGGATCCGGCCAAGGTATCCGGGACGACGGCCCGGGTCCGCTGCCCCAAATGTTCCGTCCCCTTCCAGATCGATCTCCCTCCGGCGGCCGAACCGGCCGTCGCATCGGCGCCCGGCGCCGCCAAGATTCTGGTTGTCGATGACTCAAAATATTTCCGCGACATGATTCTCGATATCCTTTCCCCCATGCCGTTTGAGTTCCTCACCGCCGCCGACGGGGTCGAGGCCCTCGAAGCCATCTTCCGCGAGCGTCCCGTTCTCGTTCTTCTCGACCTCAATCTCCCCCGCATGAACGGCTATGAGCTGATCCGCCAGGTGCGGGGCGATGCCCGGCTCAGCGGGATCCGTCTCCTGGCCATGAGCGGGGTCTTCCGCAAGGAGGGGGACATCCGGGAGGTGGAGCGGGCCGGCGCCGATGACTTCATCGTCAAGTCCTTCAAACCGGAACAGCTCCAGGAGCGTATCCGCAAGATGCTGAAAATCTGA
- a CDS encoding tetratricopeptide repeat protein: MLDRYLVWITMFLSIALLAGCGVSKKNLNSAEVHYTLGLSYLGENNPTRALNEFLIAEKADPANAEIQAALAQAYHMKKAYPEAERHYLRALHLTANDPQFLNNLGALYLDMERWDEAIRTFDQAASNLLFTRSEVALTGKGFAYFKKGNFLEAVTAFKKALVKNPNFTQARFRLAETYYVLDNPDLAIDEYRKILAITPDYPLAHYKLALAYVKNRQRDKALSSFREVIRLAPDSEWGKLSTDYLGILK, encoded by the coding sequence TTGCTGGATCGCTATCTTGTCTGGATCACGATGTTCCTTTCAATCGCCCTGTTGGCCGGTTGCGGGGTATCGAAAAAAAACCTCAACAGCGCCGAGGTGCATTACACCCTGGGGCTTTCCTACCTCGGGGAAAACAACCCCACCCGCGCTCTCAACGAATTCCTCATCGCCGAAAAGGCCGACCCGGCCAACGCCGAAATCCAGGCTGCCCTGGCCCAGGCCTATCATATGAAAAAAGCCTATCCCGAGGCGGAGCGCCATTATCTCCGGGCTCTGCACCTTACCGCCAACGACCCGCAATTTCTCAACAATCTGGGGGCCCTCTATCTCGATATGGAGCGGTGGGACGAGGCGATCCGCACCTTCGACCAGGCCGCCTCCAATCTCCTCTTCACCCGCTCCGAGGTCGCTCTGACGGGAAAGGGCTTTGCCTATTTCAAGAAGGGGAACTTCCTGGAGGCGGTCACGGCTTTTAAAAAGGCCCTGGTGAAGAACCCCAATTTTACCCAGGCCCGTTTCCGTCTCGCTGAGACCTATTACGTCCTCGACAACCCCGATCTGGCCATCGACGAATACCGGAAGATTCTTGCCATCACTCCCGATTATCCCCTGGCCCACTACAAACTCGCCCTGGCCTATGTGAAGAATCGGCAAAGAGACAAGGCCCTCTCCTCCTTTCGCGAGGTGATCCGGCTGGCTCCCGATTCCGAGTGGGGAAAACTCTCCACCGACTATCTTGGAATACTGAAATAG
- a CDS encoding purine-nucleoside phosphorylase, whose product MDSSPDDLIATLRRKTGPVPFDLAVVLGSGLGAFADHLADPVSFPYGDFPCFPPSAVAGHAGRLVAGTYEGWRVLAFQGRHHLYEGYDARQVTVNVRIAHALGVPRLLLTNACGAVNRTYRAGDFMYIADHLNLLGDNPLRGEAVDPFIDLSHLYRQDLFVPLHDHAQREGISLHRGVLAALPGPSYETPAEIRALALLGADAVSMSTVPEAILGKYLGLEVVGLSFLSNAAAGLGTASLNHQEVLAAGRQGTERFLALLCQLIRLWRQAGNSSASPGGSLPVS is encoded by the coding sequence ATGGACTCTTCACCTGACGATCTGATTGCAACCCTGCGCCGCAAAACCGGACCCGTCCCCTTCGACCTCGCCGTAGTGCTCGGCTCGGGGCTCGGGGCTTTTGCCGACCATCTCGCCGATCCGGTCTCCTTCCCCTACGGCGATTTCCCCTGTTTTCCTCCCTCCGCCGTGGCCGGGCATGCCGGCCGGTTGGTGGCCGGAACCTATGAGGGGTGGAGGGTGCTGGCCTTTCAGGGGCGCCACCATCTCTATGAGGGGTACGACGCCCGCCAGGTGACGGTCAACGTCCGCATCGCCCACGCCCTCGGGGTGCCGCGTCTCCTGTTGACCAACGCCTGCGGGGCGGTGAACCGAACCTATCGGGCCGGCGATTTCATGTACATCGCCGATCACCTCAATCTCCTCGGGGACAACCCCTTGCGCGGCGAAGCGGTCGACCCCTTCATCGATCTCTCGCACCTCTACCGGCAGGATCTCTTCGTCCCCCTCCACGATCACGCCCAAAGGGAAGGGATCTCCCTTCATCGCGGGGTGCTGGCCGCCCTCCCCGGTCCTTCCTACGAAACCCCCGCCGAGATCCGGGCCCTCGCCCTGCTGGGCGCCGACGCCGTTTCCATGTCCACGGTTCCCGAGGCCATTCTCGGCAAATATCTCGGTCTCGAGGTCGTCGGCCTCTCCTTTCTCTCCAATGCCGCCGCCGGTCTGGGGACCGCATCCCTGAACCATCAGGAGGTTCTTGCCGCCGGGCGCCAGGGGACGGAGCGTTTTCTTGCTCTTCTTTGCCAGCTGATCCGCCTCTGGCGTCAGGCCGGCAATTCTTCGGCAAGTCCCGGCGGGTCATTGCCGGTCAGTTAA
- the ndk gene encoding nucleoside-diphosphate kinase has protein sequence MEKTFAIIKPDAFAAGHAGKILARIYAEGFTVVGLKKLYMSKVEAEGFYYVHKARPFFGELTDFMSSGPCVVMVLEAKGAIKKWRDLMGATNPAEAAAGTMRKEFGTSIGNNATHGSDAPETAAFEIPYFFSGLELL, from the coding sequence ATGGAAAAAACATTCGCCATCATCAAGCCCGACGCCTTCGCCGCCGGTCACGCCGGCAAGATTCTCGCCCGCATCTACGCCGAGGGCTTCACGGTCGTCGGACTCAAGAAACTCTACATGAGCAAGGTCGAGGCCGAAGGCTTCTACTACGTCCACAAGGCGCGCCCCTTTTTCGGCGAACTGACCGATTTCATGAGCAGCGGGCCCTGCGTCGTCATGGTTCTCGAAGCCAAGGGCGCCATCAAGAAGTGGCGTGACCTGATGGGCGCCACCAACCCCGCCGAGGCGGCTGCCGGCACCATGCGCAAGGAATTCGGCACTTCCATCGGCAACAACGCCACCCACGGCTCCGACGCCCCCGAAACCGCCGCCTTCGAGATCCCCTACTTCTTCTCCGGACTCGAGCTTCTCTAG
- the mtnP gene encoding S-methyl-5'-thioadenosine phosphorylase translates to MAQPVIGVIGGSGLYEIEGFSNVEEIRLETPFGDPSDAYITGTLEGVKLVFLPRHGRGHRLLPSEVPYRANIYGMKKLGVERIISVSAVGSMKEEIVPGDIVIPDQFFDRTQGKRASTFFGEGVVGHVQFADPVCGDLSAVLYQAAVEVGATVHRGGTYICIEGPNFSTRAESNIFRSWGVDVIGMTNLPEARLAREAEICYGTVALATDYDCWHQEHDDVSVEAVIAIIQQNVATARNIIRKAVNRLSGVRGCACGEALKYAIMTRKDLIPQETIDRLDLIMGQNLR, encoded by the coding sequence ATGGCACAACCTGTGATCGGCGTCATCGGCGGCAGTGGTCTCTACGAGATCGAGGGCTTTTCCAACGTCGAGGAAATCCGTCTTGAAACCCCTTTTGGCGATCCGTCCGACGCCTATATCACCGGCACCCTCGAGGGGGTGAAGCTGGTCTTTCTCCCCCGTCACGGGCGCGGTCACCGCCTCCTCCCCTCCGAGGTCCCCTATCGGGCCAACATCTACGGCATGAAGAAGCTCGGTGTCGAACGGATCATCTCCGTTTCGGCGGTGGGGAGCATGAAGGAGGAGATCGTTCCCGGTGACATCGTCATCCCCGATCAGTTCTTCGACCGCACCCAGGGAAAGCGGGCCTCGACCTTTTTCGGCGAGGGGGTGGTCGGGCACGTGCAGTTCGCCGATCCGGTCTGCGGCGATCTCTCGGCGGTCCTCTACCAGGCCGCCGTCGAGGTCGGCGCCACCGTTCACCGGGGAGGGACCTACATCTGCATCGAGGGCCCCAATTTCTCCACGCGGGCCGAGTCCAATATCTTTCGCAGCTGGGGCGTCGACGTCATCGGCATGACCAATCTCCCCGAGGCGCGCCTGGCCCGGGAGGCGGAAATCTGCTACGGCACCGTGGCTCTGGCCACCGACTACGACTGCTGGCACCAGGAGCACGACGACGTCTCCGTCGAGGCCGTGATCGCCATCATCCAGCAGAATGTGGCCACCGCCCGCAACATCATCCGCAAGGCGGTGAACAGGCTCTCCGGCGTCCGTGGCTGTGCCTGCGGCGAGGCGCTGAAATACGCCATCATGACCCGCAAGGACCTGATCCCGCAGGAGACGATCGACAGGCTCGACCTCATCATGGGGCAGAACCTGCGCTGA
- a CDS encoding sigma-54-dependent transcriptional regulator, translating to MGQKIKKILVVDDEENARLGLSKLLGQEGYDVESVGNGYEALDFLRRQKVNLVISDINMPEMNGLTFLRELHRQYPSTEVIMITAYGEVESYLEAMNLGAFEYIHKPVKLDELKSVIHKIFSRSKAMSASGA from the coding sequence TTGGGGCAAAAAATTAAAAAAATTCTCGTTGTGGACGATGAGGAAAACGCCCGTCTCGGCCTGAGCAAGCTCCTCGGCCAGGAAGGGTATGACGTCGAGAGTGTCGGCAACGGCTACGAAGCTCTCGATTTTCTCCGCCGCCAGAAGGTGAATCTGGTCATCAGCGACATCAATATGCCGGAGATGAACGGCCTGACTTTTTTGCGCGAGCTTCACCGCCAGTATCCGAGTACCGAGGTGATCATGATCACCGCCTATGGCGAGGTCGAATCCTACCTGGAGGCGATGAATCTGGGGGCTTTTGAATACATTCACAAGCCGGTCAAGCTTGATGAGTTGAAATCGGTGATACATAAAATTTTCAGCCGCAGCAAGGCCATGAGCGCCTCTGGGGCCTAA
- a CDS encoding PfkB family carbohydrate kinase gives MSILVVGSVAFDSVETPFGRVEDVLGGSGTYFSTSASFFTDVSLVAVVGEDFPAEHLDFLRSRNVDLSGLQTAPGQTFRWKGRYGYDLNEAQTLDTQLNVFETFKPDLPAACRQAEYVFLGNIDPELQLEVLKQVEKPKLVACDTMNFWIEGKREALLATLRHVDILLINEGEARQLAGEANLVKASRIILAMGPKTLVVKRGEYGVILFSAHSIFSAPAFPLESVFDPTGAGDTFAGGFMGYLASTNNLSEGSLRQATVLGSVMASFTVEDFSLNRMKALAYPEIEERFRRFKLLTEFDGLG, from the coding sequence ATGAGTATACTGGTTGTCGGTTCTGTGGCTTTTGATTCGGTGGAAACCCCCTTCGGTCGGGTCGAGGATGTCCTCGGCGGTTCCGGGACCTATTTTTCCACCTCGGCCAGCTTCTTCACCGACGTCAGCCTGGTGGCCGTGGTCGGCGAGGATTTCCCCGCCGAACACCTCGATTTTCTCCGCTCCCGCAACGTCGATCTTTCCGGCCTGCAGACGGCCCCGGGGCAGACCTTCCGCTGGAAGGGGCGCTACGGCTACGATCTCAACGAGGCGCAGACCCTCGATACCCAGCTCAACGTCTTCGAGACGTTCAAGCCCGACCTTCCGGCGGCCTGCCGCCAGGCCGAGTACGTTTTTCTCGGCAACATCGACCCGGAACTGCAGCTCGAGGTGCTCAAGCAGGTGGAGAAGCCGAAGCTGGTGGCCTGCGACACCATGAATTTCTGGATCGAGGGGAAGCGCGAGGCGCTCCTGGCCACACTGCGCCACGTCGACATCCTGCTCATCAACGAGGGGGAGGCGCGGCAGCTCGCCGGCGAGGCCAATCTGGTGAAGGCCTCCCGGATCATCCTGGCCATGGGCCCCAAAACCCTGGTCGTCAAGCGGGGCGAATACGGGGTGATTCTCTTCAGTGCCCACTCCATCTTCTCCGCTCCGGCCTTCCCCCTCGAGTCGGTCTTCGATCCGACCGGAGCCGGCGACACCTTCGCCGGCGGGTTCATGGGCTATCTGGCCTCCACCAACAACCTCTCCGAGGGGAGCCTGCGCCAGGCGACGGTCCTGGGGAGCGTCATGGCCTCCTTTACCGTCGAGGATTTCAGCCTCAACCGCATGAAGGCCCTGGCGTATCCGGAGATCGAGGAACGCTTCCGCCGTTTCAAACTTCTGACCGAGTTCGACGGACTGGGGTAA
- the rlmN gene encoding 23S rRNA (adenine(2503)-C(2))-methyltransferase RlmN has translation MTKTDIKSLNLDELGAFIQAFGKEKFRAKQIVRWIYQRGVTSFAAMTDLSKDLRESLETRAFISDWEPEVTEQSVDGTKKYLFRLSDGQTVESVRIPMEGTRTTLCISTQVGCAMQCAFCLTGTFGLVRNLETAEIVNQVCAVAKDGPINNIVLMGMGEPLHNLDNVVRALQILYLDEGFGFGTRKVTLSTCGLIPEMLEMARRIPVNLAVSLNATTDAVRDQLMPVNRRYPLKELMTACRHYPLKPHQRITFEYILIRGINDTLADARRLVKLLHGIKAKVNLIPFNEHGESAFRAPTPEAIETFQTCLLDSNIVAIRRTSKGQDISAACGQLKGKLERAQKKLPAPTPGGEERESGSAA, from the coding sequence ATGACCAAGACAGACATCAAGAGCCTCAACCTTGACGAACTGGGCGCCTTCATCCAGGCCTTCGGCAAGGAGAAGTTCCGCGCCAAACAGATCGTCCGCTGGATCTACCAGCGGGGGGTGACCTCCTTTGCCGCCATGACCGATCTCTCCAAGGATCTCCGGGAGTCGCTGGAAACCCGGGCCTTCATCTCCGACTGGGAGCCGGAGGTCACCGAGCAGAGCGTCGACGGCACGAAGAAATACCTCTTTCGCTTATCCGACGGCCAGACCGTCGAGTCGGTGCGCATCCCCATGGAGGGGACACGGACGACGCTCTGCATCTCCACCCAGGTCGGCTGCGCCATGCAGTGCGCCTTCTGTCTGACGGGGACCTTCGGTCTGGTGCGCAATCTCGAAACGGCGGAGATCGTCAATCAGGTCTGCGCCGTGGCCAAGGACGGGCCGATCAACAACATCGTCCTCATGGGGATGGGGGAGCCGCTGCACAACCTCGACAACGTCGTGCGCGCCCTGCAGATCCTCTATCTCGACGAGGGGTTCGGCTTCGGGACCCGCAAGGTGACCCTTTCGACCTGCGGCCTGATTCCGGAGATGCTCGAGATGGCGCGGCGCATCCCTGTCAATCTGGCGGTCTCCCTCAATGCCACCACCGACGCGGTTCGCGATCAGTTGATGCCGGTCAATCGCCGCTACCCCCTCAAGGAGCTGATGACCGCCTGCCGCCATTACCCCTTGAAGCCGCACCAGCGCATCACCTTCGAGTACATCCTGATCCGCGGCATCAACGACACCCTCGCCGATGCCCGGCGCCTCGTCAAACTGCTGCACGGGATCAAGGCCAAGGTCAATCTGATCCCCTTCAACGAACACGGGGAATCGGCCTTTCGCGCCCCGACCCCGGAGGCGATCGAGACCTTTCAGACCTGCCTGCTCGACAGCAACATCGTCGCCATCCGCCGGACGAGCAAGGGGCAGGATATTTCCGCGGCCTGCGGTCAGCTCAAGGGGAAGCTGGAGAGGGCCCAAAAGAAGCTCCCCGCTCCGACCCCCGGCGGCGAGGAGAGGGAATCCGGATCGGCGGCCTGA